GCCAGTTAATATCTTCGGGATTAAAATAGATTAAATTAAAATCATGTTTGATTTTAAGACCAGCGTAAGCTTCTCCCGAGTTCCTGTTTACTAAAATTCCGATGACCTGCTTTCTCTGCATCAGCAAAACCACCTTTCAGGAGGATAAAAATAGGCTTTTGCTCTTAGTTCGAACTGCGGACGTGGCGAATATCTTAAGAGCGAAGAGGCTTTGAACCCCCTTCAGTTTTGACTGGGAGGTGAACGATGTGACTGATGAACAAAAAACTTTCTTGATTTTCGTAGCGCTGGTTATCGTGTTTGCGTTGGCGATCATTTTGTTTGCCTAGAATCGTCTTTCCTCCGGTGGGGTAGTGGGTAATTCCCACTGCCCCTTTAAAATAGGAACTGACTACTGCGACATCTTTGCCGATTCAGCAATATAATGGTGTAGGTTTAAGGAGGTGTATTCCTTGGGTCGCAAACTTGATTTTTTAAACATGGATACTCTTTTGGCTGTACTTCCTGCGGTAATGACTGTACTGCCCCAGCTTAAAGACAACAGCGGCAGAGGCAGCAGCAGGAGCTCACGGCGGGGCAACCGCTCAGCAGAGCGGGCTAATAAAGTTAAGAGCGCGGAGCCACAAAAGAATCTTGATGCAATTATGCAGCTGCTTCCGACTTTAGCAACCGTACTTCCGGCACTGAAGGCTACAGCCAGCGGTTCGGATGACGCTGATATGGAGAGAGTAATCGATAATCTGCAGAATGTCCTGTCCGAATCCAAACTCAGCTCGGGGGAAGTCTCAGCAAAATTGACTGAGATTCTGCCTGATGTGCTAAAGGTACTGTCTCAGCTGAGCAAATTGAATCTCGGACCTCAGAAAGCAGAGTTGGATCAGGTAAGTGAACTTCTTGCAGAAATGGCAGGTCCAGATCAGCAGTCCGAATAAAGGAAAGGGCGATCAATCCGGTCGCCTTTTTTATTTGCCTTGGCTCAGGAGGTTTTAAGATCGCAATGCAGAAAAACTAACTCTGAATAGTATGTAAAGGTGGGTTAGAGATTGTCGCAAAACAACAAGAATAAACTAGTGATGAGATATCCAACTTCATGGTGGTCAAACCCCTGGCGCGAAGCTCTGCCGAGCGGAAATGGGAAGATTGGAGCTGCCGTTTATGGCGGAATTCACAGAGAAACAGTGTTAATCAATCACAACCAACTGTGGCATGGCGGCAAGAAGGATCTCCTGCCAGATGTCAGCGGTACCCTCCATACAGTGCGCAGTTTAATGGAGCAAAAGCGGTATCACGAGGCGAATTGGGTATTAGCTGATGCTTTAAAAGAACATGGCTATGACACTAGAATGGCCAAACCCCTTCCTTTAGGCAACCTGCTGCTGAATACCGAGATTAGAACCGGTTTTACTAATTACCGCCGCGTTTTAGATATGGAAACGGGTGAGGTAACCGTTTCCTGGCAGGAAGAGGACAAGCAGTTCAACCGCAAGCTCTTTGTTTCTCGGGCTGATGACTTAATTGTGTGCCGCATTCAAGGAAGCGCTCTCAACAGTACCCTGACGCTGACATTGCATCAGCAGGATAGCGCTGATAAAAGGCAACTTGAAGAATCCATGCTGCAGTACGCAGATGGTCATTACTTATACTATGCGGCAAAGCATCCCGATGAGACTGATTTCGGAGCTGTCGCCCGGATAATTACTAAGGACGGAGAGATTGAAGCGGAACAGGGAAGGCTGATTATCTCAGGTGCGTCGGAGGTATTAATTCTGGTCAAAGTATTTGTCTATGAGCAGCATCAGGATGCGTGGCAGCGGCTGAGCAGTGAGTTAGCTGCTGAAAACCGCACCTATGATGAGCTCTTAGCTGCCCACTGTGAACTTCACACTCCCCTATTTAATTCAGTTAAACTGAGTTTAGCGGACTCAGGGGATAAAACGAACGAAGAGCTGCTGTTGGACGCTTATGATGGTGAACTGGCACCTGAGCTTGCGGAAAAGATGTGGGCATATGGGCGCTATCTTTTTATTTCGTCCACTGATGAGTCAAGCTATCCCATGCATATGTATGGGCTGTGGGTGGGATCATACCGGGCTGTTTGGAGCCATTTCATGGCCAATGAAAACATCCAGATGATTTACTGGCACGCCTTAAGCGGTGGATTAGCCCATCTGGTGCCGCCTATGTTTGCCTATTACGAGGGCTTGATGGATGATTTTCGCGAAAACGCAAGGAAACTCTTTGGCTGCCGCGGTATCTTTATTCCAGCAGGCACCACACCTTTAACCGGCTTGCCCAGTCAAGTAGTTCCGGTGATCTTGAATTGGACTGGAGCAGCAGGCTGGCTGTCGCAGCATTTTTATCAGTACTGGCTTTAC
The Bacillota bacterium DNA segment above includes these coding regions:
- a CDS encoding glycoside hydrolase family 95 protein encodes the protein MRYPTSWWSNPWREALPSGNGKIGAAVYGGIHRETVLINHNQLWHGGKKDLLPDVSGTLHTVRSLMEQKRYHEANWVLADALKEHGYDTRMAKPLPLGNLLLNTEIRTGFTNYRRVLDMETGEVTVSWQEEDKQFNRKLFVSRADDLIVCRIQGSALNSTLTLTLHQQDSADKRQLEESMLQYADGHYLYYAAKHPDETDFGAVARIITKDGEIEAEQGRLIISGASEVLILVKVFVYEQHQDAWQRLSSELAAENRTYDELLAAHCELHTPLFNSVKLSLADSGDKTNEELLLDAYDGELAPELAEKMWAYGRYLFISSTDESSYPMHMYGLWVGSYRAVWSHFMANENIQMIYWHALSGGLAHLVPPMFAYYEGLMDDFRENARKLFGCRGIFIPAGTTPLTGLPSQVVPVILNWTGAAGWLSQHFYQYWLYTGDDDFLKNKVLPFMREAALFYEDFLVEGVDGYLQLYPSVSPENTPSNYVTPEARTLGHPMPSTINAAMEFAIVKELLANLIEGSKYAGMYGEERGKWEELLSKIPPYQINEDGAVKEWMHPDFDDNYNHRHLSHLYPLFPGQEVTPEKDPDLYDAFVEALKQRLVVGISAQTGWSLAHMANLYARLGDGENALTCLELLSRSCLINNFYTLHNDWRNMGITLQMPSAPIQLDANLGWTSAVQEMLLYVSPELIRVLPACPTKWQRGRVEDFRFCTGQISFSWDRPNLSFTAEITAERETDVTIRLPDGFGEYKIACTDGTVERLENSSYWQLRLPAGAVVTIKA